From one Rattus norvegicus strain BN/NHsdMcwi chromosome 7, GRCr8, whole genome shotgun sequence genomic stretch:
- the Commd5 gene encoding COMM domain-containing protein 5 (The RefSeq protein has 3 substitutions compared to this genomic sequence), protein MSALGAAAPYLHHPADSHSGRVSFLGSQPSPEVTAVAQLLKDLDRSTFRKLLKLVVGALHGKDCREAVEQLGASANLSEERLAVLLAGTHTLLQQALRLPPASLKPDAFQEELQELGIPQDLIGDLASLAFGSQRPLLDSVAQQQGSSLPHVSYFRWRVDVAISTSAQSRSLQPSVLMQLKLTDGSAHRFEVPIAKFQELRYSVALVLKEMAELEKKCERKLQD, encoded by the coding sequence ATGTCTGCTTTGGGGCCTGCAGCTCCATACTTGCACCATCCCGCTGACAGTCACAGTGGCCGGGTCAGTTTCCTGGGTTCCCAGCCCTCTCCAGAAGTGACGGCCGTGGCTCAGCTCTTGAAGGACTTAGACAGGAGCACCTTCAGAAAGTTGTTGAAACTTGTAGTCGGGGCCCTGCATGGGAAAGACTGCAGAGAAGCTGTGGAGCAACTTGGTGCCAGCGCCAACCTGTCAGAAGAGCGTCTGGCCGTCCTGCTGGCGGGCACACACACCCTGCTCCAGCAGGCTCTCCGGCTGCCCCCTGCTAGTCTAAAGCCAGATGCCTTCCAGGAAGAGCTCCAGGAACTTGGCATTCCTCAGGATCTAATTGGAGATTTGGCCAGTTTGGCATTTGGGAGTCAACGCCCTCTTCTCGACTCTGTAGCCCAACAGCAGGGATCCTCGCTGCCTCACATGTCTTACTTCCGGTGGCGGGTGGACGTGGCCATCTCAACCAGCGCTCAGTCCCGCTCCCTGCAACCGAGTGTTCTCATGCAGCTGAAGCTCACAGATGGATCTGCACACCGCTTCGAGGTGCCCATAGCCAAATTTCAGGAGCTGCGGTACAGTGTAGCCTTGATCCTTAAGGAGATGGCAGAACTGGAGAAGAAGTGTGAGCGCAAACTGCAGGACTGA
- the Rpl8 gene encoding large ribosomal subunit protein uL2 translates to MGRVIRGQRKGAGSVFRAHVKHRKGAARLRAVDFAERHGYIKGIVKDIIHDPGRGAPLAKVVFRDPYRFKKRTELFIAAEGIHTGQFVYCGKKAQLNIGNVLPVGTMPEGTIVCCLEEKPGDRGKLARASGNYATVISHNPETKKTRVKLPSGSKKVISSANRAVVGVVAGGGRIDKPILKAGRAYHKYKAKRNCWPRVRGVAMNPVEHPFGGGNHQHIGKPSTIRRDAPAGRKVGLIAARRTGRLRGTKTVQEKEN, encoded by the exons ATGGGCCGTGTGATCCGAGGCCAGAGGAAAGGTGCCGGTTCTGTGTTTCGTGCGCACGTGAAGCACCGTAAGGGAGCCGCGCGTCTGCGTGCTGTGGACTTCGCGGAGCGACACGGCTACATTAAAGGCATCGTAAAG GACATCATTCATGACCCTGGCCGCGGCGCTCCCCTCGCGAAAGTAGTCTTTCGTGATCCCTATCGATTCAAGAAGCGGACAGAGCTGTTCATCGCCGCAGAGGGAATCCACACTGGACAGTTTGTGTACTGCGGCAAGAAGG CCCAGCTGAATATTGGCAATGTTTTGCCCGTGGGCACCATGCCTGAGGGTACTATCGTGTGTTGTCTGGAGGAGAAGCCTGGGGACAGGGGCAAGCTGGCACGAGCCTCCGGGAACTATGCTACAGTCATCTCCCACAACCCAGAGACCAAGAAGACCCGAGTGAAGCTGCCTTCAGGGTCCAAGAAGGTCATTTCCTCTGCTAACCGAGCTGTTGTTG GTGTCGTGGCTGGCGGGGGCAGAATTGACAAGCCTATCTTAAAGGCTGGCCGTGCCTACCATAAGTACAAGGCAAAGAGGAACTGCTGGCCACGTGTGCGGGGTGTTGCCATGAAT CCTGTGGAGCATCCCTTTGGCGGTGGTAACCACCAGCACATTGGCAAGCCTTCCACTATCCGAAGAGATGCCCCAGCTGGGCGCAAAGTGGGTCTCATTGCTGCCCGCCGGACTGGACGGCTACGTGGAACCAAAACTGTACAGGAGAAGGAGAACTAG
- the Zfp647 gene encoding zinc finger protein 647, with product MAAAGLLPLPAAPQAKVTFEDVAVLLSQEEWARLGPAQRGLYRNVMMETYGNVVSLGLPGSKPVVISQLERGEDPWVLDGQETELSQGLGSDHSECKAKEENQNTDSNAQPLISDEASAMLAETPLRKVDEHYKTEPNFCPSPKSVGPQNAHVLNPSVPVARPQMAPSGERPYICIECGKCFGRSSHLLQHQRIHTGEKPYVCHVCGKAFSQSSVLSKHRRIHTGEKPYECNECGKAFRVSSDLAQHHKIHTGEKPHECLECGKAFTQLSHLIQHQRIHTGERPYVCPLCGKAFNHSTVLRSHQRVHTGEKPHGCSECGKTFSVKRTLLQHQRVHTGEKPYTCSECGKAFSDRSVLIQHHNVHTGEKPYECSECGKTFSHRSTLMNHERIHTQEKPYACYECGKAFVQHSHLIQHQRVHTGEKPYVCGECGHAFSARRSLIQHERIHTGEKPFQCTECGKAFSLKATLIVHLRTHTGEKPYECNSCGKAFSQYSVLIQHQRIHTGEKPYECGECGRAFNQHGHLIQHQKVHKKL from the exons ATGGCAGCAGCTGGACTCCTGCCACTGCCAGCAGCACCCCAG GCCAAGGTGACCTTTGAGGATGTGGCTGTTCTACTCTCTCAAGAAGAGTGGGCCCGCCTGGGCCCTGCTCAGCGGGGCCTCTACCGAAACGTCATGATGGAGACCTACGGGAATGTAGTCTCACTGG GACTTCCGGGATCTAAGCCTGTTGTGATATCCCAGCTGGAGCGAGGAGAAGATCCGTGGGTCCtggatggacaggaaactgagctGAGCCAGGGCCTAGGAAGTGATCACTCAG AATGCAAAGCCAAGGAAGAGAACCAAAACACAGACTCGAATGCGCAACCCTTAATCTCAGACGAAGCGTCAGCCATGTTGGCGGAAACACCGTTGAGGAAAGTTGATGAACATTACAAAACAGAACCGAACTTCTGTCCGAGTCCAAAGTCTGTTGGCCCCCAGAATGCCCACGTGTTGAACCCCAGTGTACCAGTTGCTCGGCCCCAGATGGCTCCCAGTGGAGAGAGACCCTATATATGCATTGAGTGTGGAAAGTGCTTTGGTCGGAGCTCTCACCTCCTTCAGCATCAGCGAATACACACTGGCGAGAAGCCCTATGTGTGCCACGTATGCGGCAAGGCCTTCAGCCAGAGTTCTGTCCTTAGTAAGCACAGGCGGATCCACACGGGCGAAAAGCCCTATGagtgtaatgaatgtgggaaagCTTTTCGAGTGAGCTCTGACCTTGCCCAGCACCACAAGATACACACGGGAGAAAAGCCCCACGAGTGTCTGGAATGTGGGAAGGCGTTCACCCAGCTCTCCCACCTCATCCAGCACCAGCGGATCCACACCGGGGAGAGGCCCTATGTGTGTCCCttgtgtgggaaagccttcaacCATAGCACCGTCCTGCGGAGCCACCAGCGGGTGCACACTGGGGAGAAGCCCCATGGGTGCAGCGAGTGCGGGAAGACGTTCAGTGTGAAGAGGACGCTGCTGCAGCACCAGCGGGTCCACACTGGGGAGAAGCCCTACACGTGCAGCGAGTGCGGGAAGGCCTTCAGCGACCGCTCCGTGCTCATCCAGCATCACAATGTACACACCGGGGAGAAGCCGTACGAGTGCAGCGAGTGCGGCAAGACCTTTAGCCACCGCTCCACCCTGATGAACCACGAGCGGATTCACACCCAGGAGAAGCCCTACGCGTGCTACGAGTGCGGGAAGGCCTTTGTCCAGCACTCGCACCTCATCCAGCACCAGAGAgtccacactggagagaaaccctacgtGTGTGGCGAATGCGGGCACGCTTTCAGTGCACGCAGGTCCCTGATCCAGCATGAGAGAATCCACACAGGTGAGAAACCCTTTCAGTGCACAGAGTGTGGCAAAGCTTTCAGCCTGAAAGCAACTCTCATCGTGCACCTGAGGACCCACACCGGCGAGAAACCCTATGAGTGCAatagctgtggcaaagccttcagCCAGTACTCGGTGCTCATCCAGCACCAGAGGATCCACACGGGAGAGAAACCCTACGAGTGTGGTGAGTGCGGTCGTGCCTTCAATCAACACGGGCACCTGATCCAGCATCAGAAAGTGCACAAGAAGCTGTGA